One genomic segment of Actinoplanes ianthinogenes includes these proteins:
- a CDS encoding Laminin subunit beta-1, with protein sequence MSHGGEIFGLGGDSATEPSFETALRGYERKQVERYVARAENEIAALAAEREQAYSQIQAMAAQIERLQQEITQTRRNSGVVGEVSFRHLGPRVEQILALAEEQAEAIKASATDDIAGRLAEAERIRAEAEAHAHDAVRDFEVALAARRAEEEKADAAKRAAGEKAVAAARQTAEQIRGESEALLARTRAEAQHLADTAAQDAQRARAEVDGYVQSTRMQAEQELKALREKVNQEITTRRTEADREHADLKAAVEHELALRRHAVIEELGQMRAGVEKQCADLRSEADKYAEEVLRRSDEQATATRKEMAAQQEKIAQAGRELEAAQAKVSEAERRLAVALDEAKAGEQETERVKQRLAEATQQLEAELQRVSEAQRAGEAAERHAADVRRQVQQEAKRVAELAAAAVLAAAASPDDQEPEPDGKASATAVVPPPPVTTEPPAKVTASAKVTVPQASRVPADAE encoded by the coding sequence CGGAGACTCGGCCACCGAGCCCAGCTTCGAGACCGCCCTGCGGGGGTATGAGCGCAAGCAGGTCGAGCGATACGTCGCCCGCGCGGAGAACGAGATCGCCGCGCTGGCCGCCGAGCGGGAGCAGGCGTATTCGCAGATCCAGGCGATGGCGGCGCAGATCGAGCGGCTCCAGCAGGAGATCACCCAGACCCGGCGCAACTCCGGCGTCGTCGGCGAGGTCTCGTTCCGGCACCTCGGCCCACGGGTCGAGCAGATCCTGGCGCTCGCCGAGGAGCAGGCCGAGGCGATCAAGGCGTCGGCCACCGACGACATCGCCGGCCGGCTCGCCGAGGCGGAGCGGATCCGGGCCGAGGCCGAGGCGCACGCTCACGACGCCGTCCGGGACTTCGAGGTGGCGCTGGCCGCCCGCCGGGCCGAGGAGGAGAAGGCCGACGCCGCCAAGCGGGCCGCCGGGGAGAAGGCCGTGGCCGCCGCCCGGCAGACCGCCGAGCAGATCCGCGGGGAGAGCGAGGCCCTGCTGGCCCGGACCCGCGCCGAGGCGCAGCACCTGGCCGACACCGCCGCGCAGGACGCCCAGCGGGCCCGCGCCGAGGTGGACGGTTACGTGCAGTCCACCCGGATGCAGGCCGAGCAGGAGCTGAAAGCGCTGCGGGAGAAGGTCAACCAGGAGATCACCACCCGGCGCACCGAGGCCGACCGCGAGCACGCCGACCTCAAGGCCGCCGTCGAGCACGAGCTGGCGCTGCGCCGGCACGCGGTGATCGAGGAGCTCGGGCAGATGCGGGCCGGTGTCGAGAAACAGTGCGCCGACCTGCGCAGCGAGGCCGACAAGTATGCGGAGGAGGTGCTCCGCCGCTCCGACGAGCAGGCCACCGCCACCCGCAAGGAGATGGCCGCCCAGCAGGAGAAGATCGCCCAGGCCGGCCGGGAGCTGGAGGCCGCTCAGGCCAAGGTGAGCGAGGCCGAGCGGCGCCTGGCCGTCGCGCTGGACGAGGCGAAAGCGGGCGAGCAGGAGACCGAGCGGGTCAAGCAGCGGCTGGCCGAGGCCACCCAGCAGCTGGAGGCCGAGTTGCAGCGGGTGAGCGAGGCGCAGCGGGCCGGGGAGGCCGCCGAGCGGCACGCCGCCGACGTCCGCCGTCAGGTGCAGCAGGAGGCGAAACGGGTGGCCGAGCTGGCCGCCGCCGCGGTGCTGGCGGCCGCCGCCTCACCGGACGACCAGGAGCCCGAGCCGGACGGCAAGGCGAGCGCCACTGCCGTGGTTCCCCCACCGCCGGTGACGACCGAGCCGCCCGCCAAGGTGACCGCCTCGGCCAAGGTGACCGTCCCGCAGGCGAGCCGGGTTCCGGCCGACGCGGAGTAG
- a CDS encoding AI-2E family transporter codes for MSSEPVEEPVDAPAPEDDSPDEGSRFGAPGRPLNRRSPFLFGFLFGLGVIVAYALFLGVRNATSILVLIFIALFLAIGLNPAVVRLRSWGLPRGLAVTIVALTVVGLLAGGIIALIPPLVTQTTELINNAPETIETLRRSETVNDLVQRYDIVNKVQSAVNAGTIGGAVGGVVGGAKLIFGTIFNVLTVLVLTIYFMASFDKIKEAGYSLVPGTRRDRVRLLTDEILTKVGAYMVGAISIAILAGLSTFVLAVLLGLPYPFALAVVVAVCDLIPQIGATIGAVIVSLVGLASSVPDGIVCIIFFIVYQQIENYLIYPNVMRRSVKVSDVAAVVAALLGVALFGVVGALVAIPMVAAVQLIMREVLAPSMDQR; via the coding sequence ATGTCATCGGAACCCGTCGAGGAGCCGGTGGACGCACCCGCTCCCGAGGACGACAGCCCGGATGAGGGCAGCCGCTTCGGGGCACCCGGCCGCCCGCTGAACCGGCGGAGTCCGTTCCTGTTCGGCTTCCTGTTCGGGCTGGGCGTGATCGTGGCGTACGCGCTGTTCCTCGGCGTCCGCAACGCGACCTCGATCCTGGTCCTGATCTTCATCGCGCTGTTCCTGGCGATCGGGCTGAACCCGGCGGTGGTCCGGCTGCGCAGCTGGGGCCTGCCGCGCGGGCTGGCCGTGACGATCGTCGCGCTGACCGTCGTGGGTCTGCTGGCCGGCGGGATCATCGCGCTGATCCCGCCGCTGGTCACCCAGACCACCGAGCTGATCAACAACGCGCCCGAGACGATCGAGACCCTGCGCCGCAGCGAGACGGTCAACGACCTGGTCCAGCGCTACGACATCGTGAACAAGGTGCAGAGCGCGGTGAACGCGGGCACCATCGGCGGCGCGGTGGGCGGGGTGGTCGGCGGCGCCAAGCTGATCTTCGGGACGATCTTCAACGTCCTCACCGTGCTGGTGCTGACGATCTACTTCATGGCCTCCTTCGACAAGATCAAGGAGGCGGGTTACTCGCTGGTCCCGGGCACCCGCCGCGACCGGGTGCGACTGCTCACCGACGAGATCCTGACCAAGGTCGGCGCGTACATGGTGGGCGCCATCTCGATCGCCATCCTGGCCGGCCTGAGCACCTTCGTGCTGGCCGTGCTGCTGGGCCTGCCGTACCCGTTCGCCCTGGCCGTGGTGGTCGCGGTCTGCGACCTGATCCCGCAGATCGGCGCCACCATCGGCGCGGTCATCGTCAGCCTGGTCGGCCTGGCCTCCTCGGTCCCCGACGGCATCGTCTGCATCATCTTCTTCATCGTCTACCAGCAGATCGAGAACTACCTGATCTATCCGAACGTGATGCGCCGCTCGGTCAAGGTCAGCGACGTGGCCGCAGTCGTCGCCGCCCTGCTCGGCGTCGCCCTGTTCGGCGTGGTGGGCGCGCTGGTCGCCATCCCGATGGTGGCCGCCGTCCAGCTGATCATGCGAGAGGTCCTGGCCCCCAGCATGGATCAGCGTTAG